The genomic window TAGAATCAACTTTATTTGATATTTTTTTTGTATCTGCTAATATTTGCTCTCTTTTAAATGGAGATAAGGCACTTAAGCCTTCAAAGATTTTAATCATTAGTTGTCAAATCCCTTGAGTTTTTTTTCTAATTCTTTTAGTTCTTTTCTATGTCTTTCTAGGTCATCAAGATAAGCTTCATCCACATCACCTGTTATGTAGTTACCTGAGAATACACTATCCTCAAATTCTACTATGTCAGGGTTTTGCATTTGTACCACTTCTTTTAAGTCCGATAATGGTAGATAAATAAGCCCATCAACACCTATCCATTGGCGAATTTCTTCAACTGATTTACCATGTGCAATAAGGTCTGACTTAACTGGCATATCTATACCATACACATTTGGATAACATACAGCAGGTGAAACTGATGCAAGATAAACTGACTTAGCACCAAAATCACGTATCATCTCTATTATACGTTGAGATGTTGTACCTCGGACAATAGAGTCATCTACAAGTAGTACATTTTTATCTTTAAACTCTGCTGGAATAGGGTTTAACTTACGACGAACATAGTTTTTCCTATCTACTGATTCTGGCATTATAAATGTACGACCAATATAGCGATTTTTTACAAAACCTTCGCGATACTCAACACCTAATGCTGTAGCTATCTCTTGAGCTGAAGCACGACCAGTTTCAGGAACAGGTATTACAATATCAATTTGATTATCTTTCCACACATCTTTTATACGCTTACTCAGAAGTTTACCGGCATCTACACGAGCTTGATACACACTAACTCCGTTCATAACACTATCTGGACGAGCAAGATATACATATTCAAACAAACATGGAGCTAAACTAGGATTCTTAGCACAGATTTTTGAATGAATCTTACGATCTTCTGTGATTATTATAACTTCACCTGGAGCTACATCTCGTAAAACTTTAAATCCTGAAATATCTAAAGATACACTTTCACTAGCAACCATATAAGATTTCTCACCATCTGCCTCATCTCTTACTCCAAGCACAAGTGGACGAATACCATGAGGGTCTCTAAACGCTATTAAACCAAAGTTTGCAATCATTGCAGTACAAGCATAACCACCTCGAGCATGCTTAAAAACAAACTCGCAAGCTTTATATACCGCATTTAATGTAGGACTTCCTTTACTCTTATTCATACCACATGCAAAAAAGTTAAGTAAAAGCTCTGAGTCTGAAGAAGTATTTAAATGCCTTCTTTCTATGTCATGAAGCATCCTTGCCAATTCTGAGACATTGGTAAGGTTACCATTATGAGCAAAAACTATACCATGAGGATTATTTACATAAAAAGGCTGACTATCTGCAGCACCTAAACTACCAGCGGTAGGATAACGCACATGCCCTATACCCATATTCCCTAGTGATTTAGCAAGTTTATCGTCAGTAAAAACCTCATTTACTAAACCAGTATTTTTTCGTGTGAAAAAATGACCTTCATGCATAGTAGTAATACCTGCGGCATCTTGACCACGATGCTGCAATAAACTTAAACCATCAAATAATGCATAACTGACCTGACCAGGTCCTGCAACTCCAATTACTCCACACATAAACTGTATCTTCTTGAAAGGATTATTAACTTGTCTATTATATCAAATTTGAACTGATACAATAATTAAAAAGAATATTTGTTAGAAAGATTTTTATAGGTTTAACTCTATGAGTAGTTAATTATCTTTTAAAAGAACACTAATGTGAGAAGCCATTCTTAATTTGTTTATTATTTTTTGACTCAAGTGAATGTATAGCTGCTTTTAAATCCTTAATCATAAGCTGAGCTAAATCATGAGTAAAGCCCTTTCTGATAAGCACTCTCATAACTACCAAATCTTGCCTATTTGTTGGCATCGAGTAAGCAGCAATTTGCCAACCTCTTGCTCTTACTTTTTCCGAAACATCGAACAAATCAAACTTCTTATCTACTTTAAGTGACCAACTTACCGCTGGAATACCGTTATCACCATCACTGATAATCTCAAAAATATCCATCGCTTTCAGCTCTTTAGCAATATATCTTGTAACATCATAGCTTAACTGATGAACTTCTTTATAACCCTCAAAACCTAGTCTAACAAAGTTAAAGTATTGAGCTACAATCTGCCCACCAGGCCTCGAGAAATTCAGAGCAAAAGTTGGCATATCCCCGCCAAGATAGTTCACATTAAAAACCAAATCATCAGGAAGATACTTCTTATCTGTCCACACAACCCAACCAACACCAAGAGGAGAAAGTCCAAACTTATGACCTGATGCATTAATTGATTTAACTCTAGACAACCTAAAATCCCATTTAAGTTCTGGCTGGATAAATGGTGCTAGAAAACCACCAGAAGCTCCATCAACATGTACAGGAATATCTATGCCTGTTTGCTTTTCATATTCATCTAAAGCATTACATACCACTTCAACAGGTTCATACTGACCAGTAAATGTCACACCTAAAGTTGGTACAACACCTATAGTATTTTCATCACATCGCTCAATTACAGCTTCAGGAGTCATAATCAAACTATCTTCAGACATAGGTATTTCTCTTAATTCGATATCCCAATATCTTGCAAATTTATGCCAGCATACTTGAACAGGCCCAGTAATAAGATTAGGCTTAGAGTAATCTTTACCCTGAGCTTTCATTTTGTCTCTCCAACGCCATTTCATAGCCATACCACCAAGCATAGCAGCTTCTGATGACCCTGTAGTTGAACAGCCAACAGCATTTTCAGTTGTAGAGTTCCATAAGTTAGCTAAAATATTGACACATCTAGCTTCTAATTCAGCTGTTTGTGGGTACTCATCTTTATCTATCATATTTTTATCAATACAATCATTCATCAACTTATGCACAAAATCATCAACTTCAGTTTGACAAAAAGTTGCTAAATTCTGTTTTGAATTACCATCAAGCATTAGTTCATCTTTAATTTCTTGATAAACATCTATTGGATTTTGAGATTTAGCAGGAATTTCTAGCTTAGGTAGTGAGCCTTCAAAAAATTCTAAATCATTATCTTTTTTACCATGTAAAGCCATAAGTTATCTCCTATATTGTTAAAATAAAAACTTCAAAAAAAATACTATTTCTTATATAAAGATCAACAATTCATTTGTAATACTTAGGTATAAAACTCTAATTTCATTATAACAAGGTAAAGATAAATAAGTTAATTAGATTTTAACTTACTAGAAATATCTTCAAAACTAAAATCATTTTTTAGCTTTAAAACACTGATTTTTGAGGAGGAAATATTTTTCGAACAAATAGAAATAAATGATTTTTCAAAAAGATAGCTAGCAAAGTCTTTAGGGTGATTTTCACTAATCCAAGATTCATTTTCTTTTGTAAATGTCGCTTTTACCAATCCATGAGCAATACCTGTAGAATTTCTTTTTACTTCTGCTTCTTTTAGTGTCCATAGCTTATAGAACTCTTTTTCTATATTTTCAGAGTCTCCTAACACATCGATTTCATATTCACTAAAATACCTTTTAGCAACTGAGAAAATATTTTTACGAGGTTGAATAATTTCTGTATCAACACCAATATCAACACTTGATACAGTCATAATAATCTTATTGCCACTATGACTTATACTAAAATGCTTATCATTATAGTTTTCTAAATAAGGTTTATTTGTATTATTTGTAGAAAACTTCAACTTTGAAAGTTTAAAATATTCGGTGAAAACGAAATAACGGATAAACTGGGAAAAAAGCTTTTCCTTGTATGTTTTTGAAGTAACATCTAGATTAAGCTTGAAACTTTTAGCCATCTGCTCGATATCTTCAATATAAAAATCTTCAGTATTTAAGATAAAAAGGCTAACTTGGCAAGACATTAATACTACTCTGCAGCAATATCAGAAATCATATTTGTCTTACCTAGTAAAGTATTTATATACTCTATATCCTTAGAAGTAAGACTTCCTTGCAACTCTTTAAGTCTGACATAATCTTCTACATAATTGAAGATAGAGTCAGCAAAAGAAAGCTGTGCTTGGACTAAAATTGCCTGTCTATTAAGCAAATCAACAATAGTCTGTGTCCCAGCTTCAAACCCTTCTAATATAGCTTTTACTGAAGCTAAACCAGAGTATACTGACTTCTTAAAGGCATCAATTCTAACAACGTCAAGTACAACGGTTTGGTAAGCTTCAACTGTTCCAGCATAAACCTCTCTTTTGGTCTGTAGCAATTGGTAATCTGCT from Francisella adeliensis includes these protein-coding regions:
- a CDS encoding glutamate decarboxylase, yielding MALHGKKDNDLEFFEGSLPKLEIPAKSQNPIDVYQEIKDELMLDGNSKQNLATFCQTEVDDFVHKLMNDCIDKNMIDKDEYPQTAELEARCVNILANLWNSTTENAVGCSTTGSSEAAMLGGMAMKWRWRDKMKAQGKDYSKPNLITGPVQVCWHKFARYWDIELREIPMSEDSLIMTPEAVIERCDENTIGVVPTLGVTFTGQYEPVEVVCNALDEYEKQTGIDIPVHVDGASGGFLAPFIQPELKWDFRLSRVKSINASGHKFGLSPLGVGWVVWTDKKYLPDDLVFNVNYLGGDMPTFALNFSRPGGQIVAQYFNFVRLGFEGYKEVHQLSYDVTRYIAKELKAMDIFEIISDGDNGIPAVSWSLKVDKKFDLFDVSEKVRARGWQIAAYSMPTNRQDLVVMRVLIRKGFTHDLAQLMIKDLKAAIHSLESKNNKQIKNGFSH
- the purF gene encoding amidophosphoribosyltransferase, whose translation is MCGVIGVAGPGQVSYALFDGLSLLQHRGQDAAGITTMHEGHFFTRKNTGLVNEVFTDDKLAKSLGNMGIGHVRYPTAGSLGAADSQPFYVNNPHGIVFAHNGNLTNVSELARMLHDIERRHLNTSSDSELLLNFFACGMNKSKGSPTLNAVYKACEFVFKHARGGYACTAMIANFGLIAFRDPHGIRPLVLGVRDEADGEKSYMVASESVSLDISGFKVLRDVAPGEVIIITEDRKIHSKICAKNPSLAPCLFEYVYLARPDSVMNGVSVYQARVDAGKLLSKRIKDVWKDNQIDIVIPVPETGRASAQEIATALGVEYREGFVKNRYIGRTFIMPESVDRKNYVRRKLNPIPAEFKDKNVLLVDDSIVRGTTSQRIIEMIRDFGAKSVYLASVSPAVCYPNVYGIDMPVKSDLIAHGKSVEEIRQWIGVDGLIYLPLSDLKEVVQMQNPDIVEFEDSVFSGNYITGDVDEAYLDDLERHRKELKELEKKLKGFDN
- a CDS encoding 4'-phosphopantetheinyl transferase family protein, giving the protein MSCQVSLFILNTEDFYIEDIEQMAKSFKLNLDVTSKTYKEKLFSQFIRYFVFTEYFKLSKLKFSTNNTNKPYLENYNDKHFSISHSGNKIIMTVSSVDIGVDTEIIQPRKNIFSVAKRYFSEYEIDVLGDSENIEKEFYKLWTLKEAEVKRNSTGIAHGLVKATFTKENESWISENHPKDFASYLFEKSFISICSKNISSSKISVLKLKNDFSFEDISSKLKSN